A genomic stretch from Prochlorococcus marinus str. MIT 9312 includes:
- the kaiB gene encoding circadian clock protein KaiB — translation MAARKTYILKLYVAGNTPNSMRALNTLREILENEFKGVYALKVIDVLKQPQLAEEDKILATPTLAKILPPPVRRIIGDLSDREKVLIGLDLLFDELTETEYSGDK, via the coding sequence ATGGCAGCAAGAAAAACATATATTTTAAAACTTTATGTTGCTGGAAATACTCCTAATTCAATGAGAGCTTTGAATACTTTAAGAGAAATATTAGAAAATGAATTTAAAGGAGTCTATGCTTTAAAGGTTATCGATGTTCTTAAACAACCACAACTTGCAGAAGAAGATAAGATTTTAGCTACACCAACCTTAGCTAAAATTTTACCTCCACCAGTAAGAAGAATAATTGGTGATCTTTCAGATAGAGAGAAAGTTTTAATCGGTTTAGATCTGCTTTTTGATGAATTAACTGAAACTGAATATAGTGGAGATAAATAA